The following are from one region of the Candidatus Dadabacteria bacterium genome:
- a CDS encoding LapA family protein, giving the protein MGCTGVAKPFFKQPMKHVKRFLFLVICCFVAVFFIQNLEIATHVFGIELGFFSYKYTWAVYNAGVLGVSFLLGAFVFFLLSFSRGHSRKSELKRSRETVKNLEEKVGKLEVELLQNKSAGYQQQASSHEMFRPPK; this is encoded by the coding sequence ATGGGTTGCACTGGCGTAGCGAAACCGTTTTTCAAACAACCGATGAAACACGTAAAAAGATTTCTTTTCTTAGTCATATGCTGTTTCGTAGCCGTTTTCTTCATCCAGAACCTGGAAATAGCCACGCATGTATTCGGAATCGAGCTTGGTTTTTTCTCCTATAAATACACCTGGGCGGTTTACAACGCCGGGGTGCTGGGGGTTTCGTTTCTTCTGGGTGCGTTTGTCTTTTTCCTGCTGAGCTTTTCCAGAGGCCATTCCAGAAAATCTGAATTGAAACGGAGCAGGGAAACCGTAAAGAATCTAGAGGAAAAAGTCGGGAAGCTTGAGGTGGAGCTTCTCCAGAACAAGTCTGCCGGTTACCAGCAGCAGGCTTCTTCCCATGAGATGTTCAGGCCGCCGAAATGA
- a CDS encoding glycerate kinase has product MNEKLRKDARELFDQALTEADPGKCVLEHIKLRGNRLRVGGGSFNLPDFESLYVVAFGKAASSMATALEELLGDRITEGIVVSNVRSKRAFEKMDFHLSSHPVPDEKSVEAAEKVLSLLERSGEKDLVIFLISGGGSSILAMPSEGLTIEDKRAATQRLMLSGVDTYGLNTVRKKMSQIKGGGLLKKALPSQVITLILSDVVGDQLEFIASGPTVPDTTTYEDAWRVIEALGLEHRIPPRVVVHLEKGRNKNASPAMDHEQYERSGATTVVVGNNHKAIASMEKKAKEMGYNTLFLSSQISGEAREVAKVIAGISFDIKRFGRPVKKPACILFGGETTVNVMGRGRGGRNTETALSFCFEIIGSEGIVGLFAGTDGIDGPTDAAGAICDGQSRLIARSMGISARDHLADNDSYSFFENLGDLIKTGSTGTNVMDVGVVLIAE; this is encoded by the coding sequence ATGAACGAAAAACTCAGAAAAGACGCCAGGGAGCTTTTTGATCAGGCGCTCACCGAAGCCGACCCGGGAAAATGCGTCCTGGAGCACATTAAACTCAGGGGCAACCGGCTCAGGGTCGGGGGAGGAAGCTTCAATCTCCCCGATTTCGAGTCTCTCTACGTCGTGGCCTTCGGAAAGGCCGCATCCTCTATGGCCACGGCGCTTGAGGAACTTCTCGGCGATCGAATAACCGAGGGAATCGTGGTATCGAACGTCCGCTCCAAGCGGGCTTTTGAGAAAATGGACTTTCATCTGTCCTCCCACCCGGTGCCGGATGAAAAAAGCGTCGAGGCGGCGGAAAAAGTGCTCTCGCTTCTCGAAAGATCGGGAGAGAAGGATCTTGTGATCTTCCTCATATCGGGAGGCGGAAGTTCCATACTCGCGATGCCGAGCGAAGGTCTCACCATAGAAGATAAAAGAGCGGCAACCCAGAGACTGATGCTCAGCGGAGTCGACACCTACGGCCTTAACACGGTGAGAAAAAAGATGTCGCAGATAAAGGGAGGCGGGCTCCTTAAAAAGGCCCTTCCCTCCCAAGTCATCACGCTTATCCTCTCAGACGTCGTGGGCGACCAGCTCGAATTCATAGCCTCGGGGCCCACGGTTCCCGACACCACCACCTATGAAGACGCGTGGCGCGTCATAGAGGCGCTCGGGCTTGAGCACAGGATTCCCCCGAGGGTGGTAGTGCATCTTGAAAAGGGAAGAAACAAGAACGCTTCTCCCGCGATGGACCACGAACAGTACGAACGAAGCGGAGCCACCACGGTCGTTGTCGGAAACAATCACAAGGCCATAGCCTCGATGGAGAAGAAGGCGAAGGAGATGGGGTACAACACGCTTTTTCTCTCCTCCCAGATATCGGGAGAGGCAAGGGAAGTGGCCAAGGTGATCGCGGGAATTTCGTTTGACATAAAGAGGTTCGGAAGGCCCGTGAAGAAACCCGCCTGCATACTTTTCGGGGGAGAGACGACAGTGAACGTGATGGGAAGGGGGCGGGGCGGACGTAACACCGAGACCGCGCTTTCTTTCTGCTTTGAGATAATAGGAAGCGAGGGAATCGTGGGGCTTTTCGCCGGAACCGACGGAATAGACGGTCCCACGGACGCCGCCGGAGCCATATGCGACGGGCAGTCGCGCCTTATAGCAAGATCGATGGGCATAAGCGCGAGAGACCATCTCGCCGACAATGACTCATACTCTTTCTTTGAAAATCTGGGAGATCTTATAAAAACCGGAAGCACCGGAACAAACGTCATGGACGTGGGAGTGGTTCTGATAGCGGAATGA
- a CDS encoding carbon-nitrogen hydrolase family protein — MRKVLGGREKVKVAVAQTAPVFMDKERTLEKACRVIKEAGGNGAELVAFPEAFIPGYPAYYTVGYETPPHDWTDFMIALQDNSIVIPGDDTEMLAEAARAADTHVVIGCNELDDRKGSRTVYNSLLFISREGNVLGKHRKLMPTYTERTYWGQGDGSDIATYDTDIGRIGGLVCWENHMILVRAAMVHSGQDFHVAVWPGNWRRGDEKLLAAETEDPGAGCTVQPLIRVHAFESGAFVLSACGYLDDDDFPERWHYVRDGNHMNYDWARGGSSIVNPAGRYLFPPHFEKDAILYADCYANQIKAVKAVFDSLGHYSRWDVAKLLIDREKQEPVTEKTTKPQISSKEIKRISEDYGVSEEKLEAIAEELRKLVD, encoded by the coding sequence ATGAGAAAAGTTCTAGGCGGTAGGGAAAAAGTAAAAGTCGCGGTTGCCCAGACAGCTCCCGTGTTCATGGACAAGGAGCGTACCCTTGAGAAGGCCTGCCGCGTGATAAAGGAAGCGGGGGGTAACGGGGCGGAACTGGTCGCTTTTCCCGAGGCCTTCATACCGGGCTACCCAGCCTACTACACAGTCGGTTATGAAACCCCGCCACACGACTGGACTGACTTCATGATCGCCCTTCAGGATAATTCCATCGTTATTCCTGGAGACGATACCGAGATGCTCGCGGAAGCTGCACGCGCGGCAGATACCCACGTGGTAATAGGCTGCAACGAGCTTGACGACCGCAAGGGAAGCCGCACCGTTTACAATTCCCTTCTTTTCATATCCCGCGAAGGTAATGTGCTCGGCAAACACAGAAAACTCATGCCCACCTACACTGAGAGGACCTACTGGGGCCAGGGAGACGGGAGTGACATAGCCACCTATGATACGGACATAGGAAGGATAGGAGGACTTGTCTGCTGGGAGAACCACATGATTCTCGTGAGAGCCGCGATGGTCCACAGCGGTCAGGACTTCCACGTGGCAGTGTGGCCGGGGAACTGGAGAAGGGGAGACGAAAAACTGCTAGCCGCCGAAACTGAGGACCCTGGAGCGGGATGCACCGTGCAGCCGCTTATAAGGGTTCACGCGTTTGAATCGGGGGCCTTTGTGCTCAGTGCCTGCGGTTACCTTGACGATGATGATTTTCCCGAAAGATGGCACTACGTGCGGGACGGGAACCACATGAACTACGACTGGGCGCGAGGGGGGAGTTCTATCGTCAATCCTGCCGGCAGGTACCTGTTCCCTCCCCATTTCGAAAAAGACGCGATACTCTACGCCGACTGTTACGCTAATCAGATAAAGGCGGTAAAGGCGGTTTTCGATTCTCTGGGCCACTATTCAAGATGGGACGTCGCGAAGCTTCTCATTGACAGGGAAAAACAGGAACCCGTAACGGAAAAAACCACAAAACCGCAGATATCCTCCAAGGAAATAAAGAGAATTTCCGAGGACTACGGGGTTTCCGAGGAAAAGCTGGAAGCGATCGCCGAAGAGCTCAGAAAGCTTGTTGACTAA
- the nuoE gene encoding NADH-quinone oxidoreductase subunit NuoE, with protein sequence MPFPPKLRDKIQEIADDHETRLSALIPVLREVQNEFGWLSTESMEEVAEALDIPASSVQNVASFYTMFFTEPVGTHVMWLCRTLSCALRGAEGLEHHLCERLGVKTGETTADGKITFLEAECLASCGTAPAMLVDDTLYENLTESKVDRIVDEIKKSG encoded by the coding sequence GTGCCCTTTCCCCCTAAACTCAGGGACAAGATACAAGAGATAGCGGATGACCACGAAACCAGGCTTTCGGCGCTTATACCCGTCCTGCGGGAAGTGCAGAACGAATTCGGCTGGCTTTCCACAGAATCCATGGAGGAAGTGGCCGAGGCGCTTGATATTCCCGCCTCTTCGGTTCAGAACGTAGCGTCGTTTTACACCATGTTCTTCACGGAACCGGTCGGAACCCACGTCATGTGGCTCTGCAGAACCCTTTCCTGCGCGCTTCGCGGAGCCGAGGGTCTGGAGCATCATCTCTGCGAGCGTCTCGGGGTAAAAACCGGGGAAACGACCGCCGACGGAAAAATAACCTTTCTTGAGGCGGAGTGCCTCGCCTCCTGCGGGACGGCCCCCGCCATGCTTGTGGACGACACCCTTTACGAGAACCTTACCGAATCGAAAGTTGACAGAATAGTGGATGAGATCAAGAAAAGCGGATGA
- the dnaB gene encoding replicative DNA helicase, with amino-acid sequence MENLTKAPLPSNEEAERAVLGSILIEQSSINQVLEILIAEDFYSESHSKIMSCMIDLDKEGQAIDVLTLYEWMSSKGIIEEIGGAAYLTYLVSTVPTAENVAHYARIVKDKSVLRKLVLTATDIAHRGYGPDIDVDEFIDRAEQSILDIAQNKIKPSFWHSRDLAPVAIENIERLHEKKELITGLRTGFERLDHLTSGLQKSDLVIIAARPGAGKTSLSLNIISNAAVNEDLSVAMFSLEMTKEQLMLRLLSISSKVSFSAMRSGYIRDDDLQRLFDSAERYANANIFIDDTPALTVLEIRAKARRLKKDNRLDLIVVDYLQLMRGSSRNETREREIAEISGALKALAKELDVPVIGISQLSRQTETRTDRRPQLSDLRESGAIEQDADVVLFIHRQDIYRKNPEEKDGMAELIIGKQRNGPTGTVKLVFLEQNGVPSFENPSDEFEEGFV; translated from the coding sequence ATGGAAAATTTAACGAAAGCCCCCCTTCCGAGCAACGAGGAAGCGGAACGCGCGGTACTGGGTTCCATACTCATCGAACAAAGCTCGATAAACCAGGTTCTTGAAATCCTGATAGCCGAAGATTTCTACAGCGAGAGCCACTCCAAGATAATGAGCTGCATGATAGATCTTGACAAGGAAGGCCAGGCCATAGATGTCCTCACCCTGTACGAGTGGATGAGCTCGAAGGGAATCATAGAGGAAATCGGGGGAGCCGCCTACCTCACCTATCTCGTCTCGACCGTTCCCACGGCGGAAAACGTCGCCCATTACGCAAGAATAGTAAAAGACAAGTCCGTCCTGAGAAAACTGGTGCTCACCGCAACCGACATAGCGCACCGGGGGTACGGACCCGATATCGACGTCGACGAGTTCATCGACAGGGCGGAGCAGTCGATCCTCGATATCGCGCAGAACAAGATAAAGCCAAGCTTCTGGCACTCAAGAGACCTTGCTCCGGTGGCTATAGAGAACATCGAGCGGCTCCACGAGAAAAAGGAGCTTATAACCGGCTTAAGAACCGGCTTCGAGAGGCTTGACCACCTGACCTCGGGTCTTCAGAAATCCGATCTGGTTATAATCGCCGCGCGTCCGGGTGCCGGGAAAACATCGCTTTCTCTCAACATAATAAGCAACGCCGCGGTGAACGAGGATCTCTCGGTCGCGATGTTCTCCCTCGAGATGACCAAGGAGCAGCTAATGCTGAGGCTTCTCTCCATAAGCTCGAAAGTCAGCTTCTCGGCGATGAGAAGCGGGTACATAAGGGATGACGACCTCCAGAGACTGTTTGATTCCGCCGAGAGGTACGCAAACGCGAACATATTCATAGACGACACCCCCGCTCTCACGGTTCTCGAGATAAGGGCCAAGGCAAGGCGACTTAAAAAGGACAACCGGCTTGACCTGATAGTGGTCGACTACCTGCAGCTCATGAGGGGCAGTTCGAGAAACGAAACCAGGGAAAGGGAGATAGCCGAGATCTCGGGCGCACTCAAGGCTCTCGCCAAGGAACTCGACGTGCCTGTAATAGGGATCTCGCAGCTTAGCCGCCAGACCGAAACCAGAACCGACCGCCGCCCCCAGCTCTCGGACCTAAGAGAGAGCGGCGCCATAGAGCAGGACGCCGACGTCGTGCTTTTCATTCACCGCCAGGACATATACAGGAAAAACCCCGAGGAGAAAGATGGCATGGCGGAACTTATAATCGGAAAACAAAGAAACGGACCCACGGGCACGGTGAAGCTCGTGTTCTTGGAGCAAAACGGGGTTCCGAGTTTCGAGAACCCTTCAGACGAATTCGAGGAAGGGTTCGTCTAG
- a CDS encoding O-methyltransferase: MDETLTITNPEIEEYIRSLYPRVHEVFYEMEKRAEESDVKIVGPLVGRFLSQICLLRRPRSIFEMGSGFGYSALWLSLFTEGEEAITCTDWLEENGEAAREYFARAGQIRKLRFVCGDALDILANSNRKFDMIFNDVDKEDYPRVIELVREKLNPGGMLITDNVLWGGRVLKGEGSESTEGILEFNRLLFSDPEFFSTVVPLRDGVAISVRI, translated from the coding sequence ATGGACGAAACCTTAACCATAACGAACCCCGAGATTGAAGAATACATCCGTTCTCTTTATCCCCGAGTCCACGAGGTTTTCTACGAAATGGAGAAGCGGGCGGAAGAAAGCGACGTGAAAATAGTGGGGCCCCTCGTGGGAAGGTTCCTCTCCCAGATATGTCTTCTGCGGAGGCCGCGGAGCATTTTCGAGATGGGTTCGGGGTTCGGGTATTCGGCTCTCTGGCTCTCTCTTTTTACTGAAGGCGAAGAGGCGATAACCTGCACGGACTGGCTTGAGGAAAACGGGGAGGCGGCGCGCGAGTACTTTGCGCGGGCCGGGCAGATTCGCAAACTTCGTTTTGTCTGCGGGGACGCCCTCGATATACTGGCGAATTCGAACCGTAAATTTGATATGATATTCAATGACGTTGACAAAGAGGACTACCCGCGGGTAATCGAGCTTGTGCGGGAGAAGCTTAACCCCGGGGGCATGCTCATTACCGATAACGTGCTTTGGGGAGGGAGAGTTCTCAAGGGCGAGGGTTCTGAGAGCACCGAGGGGATCTTGGAGTTTAACCGGCTTTTGTTTTCAGACCCGGAATTTTTCTCAACGGTGGTTCCCCTTCGCGACGGGGTGGCGATCAGCGTCAGGATTTAG
- the lipA gene encoding lipoyl synthase, with translation MPGRTGIRKKPEWIKAKIPSGPNYTRLRGLVRELGLHTVCEEAKCPNIGECWGAGTLTFMILGDVCTRSCGFCHVKTGKGGELDWEEPARVAKAVEELQKNNAQVTHVVITSVNRDDRNYESACIFAQTVNEVRNKVPDIKIEVLIPDFKGETEAIEKVIESSPDVLNHNIETVPRLYSLPQKTQSGRTRSVRPQAVYRRSLELLSMSSSGGNPAVLTKSGIMVGLGESYEEIVETLADLKRAGCDIVTIGQYLQPTVDHIPVSRFYHPVEFESLKSYGEKIVGIPHVEAGPLVRSSYHAEKQVFELSRDIMTGT, from the coding sequence ATGCCTGGCCGGACGGGCATTCGCAAGAAACCCGAGTGGATAAAGGCAAAAATTCCCAGCGGTCCGAATTACACGAGGCTCAGGGGCCTTGTGCGCGAACTCGGTCTTCACACGGTGTGCGAGGAGGCGAAGTGTCCAAACATAGGGGAGTGCTGGGGAGCCGGAACGCTTACTTTCATGATTCTGGGGGACGTATGCACGAGAAGCTGTGGTTTCTGCCACGTCAAGACCGGAAAAGGCGGCGAGCTTGACTGGGAGGAGCCTGCCAGGGTGGCAAAGGCGGTTGAGGAACTTCAGAAAAACAATGCACAGGTGACTCACGTAGTCATAACTTCTGTGAACAGGGATGACAGGAATTATGAAAGTGCATGTATATTCGCCCAGACTGTTAACGAAGTGAGAAACAAGGTTCCGGACATAAAGATCGAGGTCCTTATCCCGGATTTTAAGGGGGAGACCGAGGCGATTGAAAAAGTGATAGAATCGTCTCCCGATGTTCTGAATCACAACATTGAAACCGTCCCAAGACTTTACTCCCTGCCGCAGAAAACCCAGTCGGGAAGAACAAGATCCGTAAGGCCTCAGGCGGTTTACCGAAGGTCTCTCGAACTTCTTTCGATGTCCTCGAGCGGGGGAAATCCCGCAGTGCTTACCAAGTCGGGCATCATGGTCGGTCTTGGGGAGAGCTACGAGGAGATCGTCGAAACGCTCGCCGACCTCAAGCGGGCGGGATGCGATATAGTCACCATAGGCCAGTATCTTCAGCCCACGGTTGACCATATACCCGTATCAAGGTTCTATCATCCTGTCGAGTTCGAGTCTCTTAAAAGCTACGGGGAAAAGATAGTCGGCATCCCGCATGTCGAAGCCGGACCCCTTGTGAGAAGTTCCTATCACGCGGAAAAGCAGGTTTTCGAACTTTCCCGCGACATTATGACTGGAACGTGA
- a CDS encoding cob(I)yrinic acid a,c-diamide adenosyltransferase, with protein MTSVYTGLGDDGKTSLLGGKRVRKSSLRVEAYGDVDELNSVLGVACTKAVDPRVGDLLRGIQNALFTVGSDLATPQDSTFSAPRVTAQMAQELEKHIDAFLPEVGELREFVLPGGSEGASYLHLARAVCRRAERGVEALLGDSKEGRDVLVYLNRLSDLLFVLARVENKTSGTGEIFVDFGRSEDG; from the coding sequence ATAACTTCTGTTTACACGGGTCTTGGAGATGACGGGAAAACTTCGCTTCTCGGCGGAAAGAGGGTGAGAAAATCGTCCCTGAGGGTCGAGGCGTACGGAGATGTGGACGAGCTTAACTCGGTTCTTGGGGTCGCCTGCACGAAGGCGGTCGATCCAAGAGTCGGGGATCTTCTGCGGGGAATACAGAACGCCCTTTTCACCGTGGGGAGTGATCTGGCGACCCCGCAGGATTCGACCTTTTCCGCCCCCAGAGTAACCGCTCAGATGGCACAGGAGCTTGAGAAGCACATAGACGCATTTTTGCCCGAGGTAGGGGAGCTTCGGGAATTTGTTCTGCCCGGAGGGTCAGAAGGCGCATCCTATCTTCATCTCGCCCGCGCGGTGTGCAGGAGAGCCGAGAGAGGAGTCGAGGCGCTTTTGGGGGATTCAAAAGAGGGGAGGGATGTTCTGGTTTATCTTAACCGTCTCTCTGATCTTCTTTTCGTTCTTGCCAGAGTCGAGAACAAGACCTCGGGAACGGGGGAGATATTCGTCGATTTCGGGCGGAGCGAGGACGGGTGA
- the sppA gene encoding signal peptide peptidase SppA: MKVLDLNFFLKTFLSLLVIFIIGFAGILIGMLISGESHRPGGDGVAVINVDGIIIDSDPYIKSIRKIRETGSVKAVVVRINSPGGSVATSQEVYEELKNLGKEMPVVASMGTVAASGGYYIACAASTIYANPGTVTGSIGVIAQFASYEQLLEWAKVEVEVIKSGEFKDLGSPLRKMPEAEKAYLQTLIDSVHSQFKDTVSKRRNLSPEEVVSLSDGKIFTGSRARELGLIDRIGTLEAAIAEARKLGGLDEDSWIREYPVRKKTLLDFVFPETLAERAIFASPVKTGFGLYYIADVIY, from the coding sequence GTGAAAGTCCTCGATCTTAATTTCTTTCTTAAAACTTTTCTTTCCCTTCTGGTCATCTTCATTATCGGTTTCGCCGGAATCCTGATAGGAATGCTGATTTCGGGCGAGAGCCATCGTCCGGGCGGGGACGGCGTGGCGGTAATAAACGTCGACGGCATAATAATCGACTCCGACCCCTACATTAAGAGCATAAGGAAGATACGCGAGACCGGTTCCGTAAAGGCCGTTGTGGTGAGGATAAATTCCCCGGGAGGATCTGTTGCCACTTCCCAGGAAGTATACGAGGAACTGAAAAATCTCGGGAAAGAGATGCCGGTTGTAGCCAGCATGGGAACGGTCGCCGCTTCGGGTGGCTACTATATCGCCTGCGCGGCTTCAACGATTTACGCAAATCCCGGCACCGTAACGGGGAGCATAGGCGTGATAGCGCAGTTCGCTAGCTACGAGCAGCTGCTTGAGTGGGCGAAAGTTGAAGTAGAAGTGATAAAAAGCGGGGAATTCAAGGATCTCGGCTCACCGCTTAGAAAGATGCCCGAGGCTGAGAAAGCCTACCTGCAGACGCTGATAGACAGCGTTCACTCCCAGTTCAAAGACACGGTTTCCAAGAGAAGGAACCTGTCCCCCGAGGAAGTTGTTTCGCTTTCGGACGGAAAGATATTCACCGGGAGCCGCGCCAGGGAACTTGGCTTGATTGACCGCATCGGAACCCTTGAGGCGGCAATCGCAGAGGCAAGAAAACTGGGTGGCTTGGATGAGGATTCGTGGATCAGAGAATATCCCGTGAGGAAAAAGACATTGCTTGATTTCGTCTTTCCTGAGACTCTGGCCGAGCGTGCGATTTTTGCCTCTCCAGTGAAAACCGGGTTTGGTCTCTACTACATAGCCGACGTGATTTACTAG
- a CDS encoding cupin domain-containing protein, producing the protein MKADHLIQRLGLKRLPGEGGYYKETYRSDQTAGNDRDLSTAIYYLITPEASSKMHRVSSDEIFHFYFGDPVQMLLLYPTGESRVVVLGDNLPSGQKPQLVVPKGTWQGAMVVEGDCGYAFMGTTMAPGFELDDFELGALESLLLRFPQHEMLIRELT; encoded by the coding sequence ATGAAAGCTGATCACCTTATACAGAGACTCGGGCTGAAAAGGCTTCCGGGCGAGGGAGGATACTACAAGGAGACTTACAGAAGCGACCAGACAGCAGGGAACGACCGCGATCTTTCAACCGCTATCTACTATCTTATAACCCCGGAGGCCAGTTCAAAGATGCACAGGGTGAGTTCGGACGAGATTTTTCATTTTTACTTCGGCGACCCGGTCCAGATGCTGCTTCTCTATCCTACGGGAGAGTCAAGGGTAGTGGTTCTGGGTGATAATCTTCCTTCGGGGCAAAAACCCCAGCTTGTCGTTCCGAAGGGAACCTGGCAGGGCGCCATGGTTGTTGAGGGAGATTGCGGATACGCTTTTATGGGAACTACAATGGCTCCAGGTTTCGAGCTTGACGACTTCGAGCTCGGCGCTCTGGAGAGTCTGCTGCTGCGATTTCCCCAGCATGAAATGCTGATACGGGAACTTACGTAA
- a CDS encoding DUF393 domain-containing protein → MPGSEKPVIFFDGVCGFCNRFVDFVMWADVRREILFSPVQGETSVKFSLYQNQPPREWKIAYADEKGVYEGADAILLVLRRLGGLWMLPALLIYVPRPVKDYFYGMISRNRYSIFGKRETCRVPSPEERERFLP, encoded by the coding sequence ATTCCAGGATCAGAAAAACCGGTGATTTTCTTTGACGGCGTGTGCGGATTCTGCAACAGGTTTGTCGATTTCGTAATGTGGGCGGATGTCCGCCGGGAAATACTCTTTTCCCCTGTGCAGGGAGAGACATCCGTTAAGTTTTCCCTATATCAAAACCAGCCGCCGCGCGAGTGGAAAATTGCTTATGCTGACGAAAAGGGGGTTTACGAGGGAGCCGACGCCATTTTGCTGGTTCTGAGGAGGCTTGGAGGGCTGTGGATGCTTCCCGCGCTCCTCATATATGTTCCCCGCCCGGTGAAGGATTATTTTTACGGGATGATATCAAGGAACCGCTATAGTATTTTCGGTAAAAGAGAAACCTGCCGCGTGCCGTCTCCTGAAGAAAGGGAAAGGTTTTTGCCCTAG
- a CDS encoding 30S ribosomal protein S1, which translates to MTQDNGITDSNEKSFEELLDESMESRLSEPENGEIAKGRVIRVDSDAVFIDLGFKFECIVPINQFLNKDGEYEVSVGSEIEVLVERPNPNTVRASKQKADQIRERRAIEEKFKNKEPVATRILNRVKGGFNCDIGQSSPFKVFLPGSQVALRPVADFDEMVGQTIETRIIQNNDNGIVVSRRAILEEEREEKKKQTLATISEGQMISGNVVKIIDAGAFVDIGGIEGFVPIGEISWGRVRHPGDVLKEGVDTQVKILKLDIENGKITLGVKQTTEDPWETIQERYEVGGRVQGKVVFAAEFGVFVELEPGIEGLVHVSELSWVKNFRHPNEVVSVGSEIEVAVLGVKPKERRISLSLKQVQENPWDEFKRNNPPNTRVTGTIRNVTELGVFVEVAPDMVGLVRPENLRWEGEASPLEVFSSEDVGKEIELVVLNVIPRQRKIGLGVKQLTPDPWNKVLRDYKVNETVVTSKIEEIDDHGVTVALADNVRGFYAIREFQDDELSRESIKVGDEISGLVTGFNKPKHQVNLSRRRLEKKQEKDTMRDFVSSQQESSSKLGDILNEKLKALD; encoded by the coding sequence AGCGAGCCCGAGAACGGGGAAATAGCGAAAGGAAGAGTCATAAGAGTTGACTCTGACGCTGTTTTCATAGACCTTGGGTTTAAGTTTGAGTGCATAGTTCCAATAAACCAGTTTTTAAACAAAGACGGCGAATATGAAGTCTCGGTGGGCTCGGAAATAGAGGTTTTGGTCGAAAGACCGAATCCCAACACCGTCAGGGCCTCGAAACAGAAGGCGGACCAGATCAGGGAAAGAAGGGCGATCGAGGAGAAGTTCAAAAACAAAGAACCGGTCGCGACGAGGATTCTAAACAGGGTTAAGGGCGGTTTTAACTGCGATATAGGGCAGAGCAGCCCCTTCAAGGTTTTTCTTCCAGGCTCCCAGGTCGCCCTGCGCCCGGTTGCGGATTTTGACGAGATGGTAGGCCAGACGATCGAAACCCGCATTATACAGAACAACGATAACGGCATAGTAGTGTCGAGAAGGGCGATTCTCGAGGAGGAAAGGGAGGAAAAGAAAAAACAGACTCTCGCCACCATCTCCGAAGGCCAGATGATTTCGGGGAACGTCGTGAAGATAATCGATGCGGGGGCGTTCGTAGACATAGGGGGTATAGAGGGCTTCGTTCCTATAGGGGAGATTTCCTGGGGCAGGGTGAGGCACCCGGGAGACGTTCTGAAAGAGGGTGTAGATACGCAGGTCAAGATTCTTAAGCTCGATATCGAAAACGGAAAAATAACCCTCGGGGTGAAGCAGACCACGGAAGACCCGTGGGAGACCATACAGGAAAGATACGAGGTCGGCGGCAGGGTGCAGGGGAAAGTGGTTTTCGCCGCGGAGTTCGGCGTGTTCGTCGAACTTGAGCCGGGAATAGAGGGACTCGTGCACGTAAGCGAACTCTCGTGGGTTAAGAATTTCCGCCACCCGAACGAAGTGGTCTCCGTCGGAAGCGAGATCGAGGTCGCGGTCCTCGGAGTAAAGCCCAAGGAAAGGAGAATTTCGCTCAGTCTCAAGCAGGTACAGGAAAACCCCTGGGATGAGTTCAAGAGGAACAACCCTCCGAACACCAGAGTGACGGGAACCATAAGAAACGTCACGGAACTCGGGGTCTTTGTAGAGGTTGCTCCTGACATGGTCGGTCTTGTGCGCCCTGAGAATCTGAGGTGGGAGGGGGAGGCGAGCCCCCTTGAGGTCTTCTCAAGCGAGGATGTCGGAAAGGAAATAGAGCTTGTGGTGCTTAATGTCATCCCGAGGCAGAGAAAGATCGGGCTTGGAGTAAAGCAGCTTACCCCGGATCCGTGGAATAAGGTGCTTCGGGACTACAAGGTTAACGAGACGGTGGTCACTTCCAAGATAGAGGAAATTGATGATCATGGAGTTACCGTGGCGCTTGCGGACAACGTGAGGGGTTTTTACGCCATACGCGAATTCCAGGACGATGAGTTAAGCCGTGAATCAATCAAGGTCGGAGACGAAATAAGCGGTCTCGTCACGGGGTTTAACAAGCCAAAGCACCAGGTGAACCTAAGCCGAAGACGGCTTGAGAAAAAGCAGGAGAAGGACACGATGAGAGACTTCGTGTCATCCCAGCAGGAAAGTTCCTCAAAACTCGGGGACATCCTCAATGAGAAACTCAAGGCCCTTGACTGA